The Gopherus flavomarginatus isolate rGopFla2 chromosome 25, rGopFla2.mat.asm, whole genome shotgun sequence genome has a segment encoding these proteins:
- the LOC127040685 gene encoding E3 ubiquitin-protein ligase RNF113A-like, translating to MAEETPVCSFLFKKRGPAAGRGRRKRPGSDQEQGSSSDEGSTVVRKERRREAHNPMIQKTRKSGKEKTSYGASSSDDDEKSQEIGVTYKSTRSAKPVGPEDMGATAVYELDTEKERDAQAIFERSQKIQEELRGKEDDKIYRGINNYQKYVKPKDTSMGNASSGMVRKGPIRAPEHLRATVRWDYQPDICKDYKETGFCGFGDSCKFLHDRSDYKHGWQIERELDEGRYGVNDEENYEVSSDDEDLPFKCFICRSSFKNPVVTKCRHYFCESCALEHYRKSKRCYVCDQQTSGVFNPAKELMAKLEKHKGEESDPSEHGDEPQ from the exons ATGGCGGAGGAGACCCCGGTCTGCAGCTTCCTGTTCAAGAAGCGGGGCCCGGCGGCCGGCAGGGGGCGGCGCAAACGCCCGGGCAGCGACCAGGAGcagg ggagcagcagcgaTGAGGGGAGCACGGTGGTCAGGAAGGAGAGGCGGCGGGAAGCCCACAACCCCATGATCCAGAAG ACCAGGAAAAGTGGTAAAGAGAAGACCTCGTATGGGGCAAGCAGCAGTGACGATGATGAGAAGTCGCAAGAAATCGGGGTCACTTACAAATCAACAAGATCGGCG AAACCTGTAGGTCCGGAGGACATGGGAGCGACGGCTGTGTATGAGCTGGATactgagaaggagagagatgcCCAGGCCATCTTTGAGCGCAGCCAGAAAATCCAGGAG GAGCTACGAGGGAAGGAGGATGATAAAATTTACCGGGGGATCAATAACTATCAGAAATACGTGAAGCCCAAAGATACATCGATGGGGAACGCCTCCTCGGGAATGGTCAG GAAAGGCCCCATCCGAGCGCCGGAGCACCTGAGGGCCACCGTGCGGTGGGACTATCAGCCCGACATCTGTAAAGACTACAAGGAAACAGGCTTCTGTGGCTTTGGAG ACAGCTGTAAGTTCCTCCACGACCGCTCTGACTATAAACACGGCTGGCAGATTGAACGGGAACTGGACGAAGGACGCTACGGAGTCAACG ACGAGGAAAACTATGAAGTGAGCAGCGATGACGAGGACCTGCCCTTCAAGTGTTTCATCTGCAGAAGCTCCTTCAAGAACCCTGTGGTTACCAA GTGCAGACACTACTTCTGCGAGAGCTGCGCCCTGGAGCACTACCGCAAATCCAAGCGCTGCTACGTGTGTGACCAGCAAACCAGTGGTGTCTTCAACCCAGCCAAAG AGCTAATGGCAAAGCTAGAAAAGCACAAAGGTGAAGAGTCGGATCCCTCGGAGCATGGAGATGAGCCACAGTAG